In a genomic window of Acidilobus saccharovorans 345-15:
- a CDS encoding TrmB family transcriptional regulator: MSSEDNIIETLRRALDLTLYEAKLYVALLQGAKDPKEASAISGVPLPRIYDVIRVLESKGMVYRDPSGWYKAISPQSLAAMSIIRIEEEMRRRVKDVESAVKMLERFDKRLSSPPATVVRGLLNVISAAVDYFRTSSVVYVTAVYVLANGDYLGKLVSSLAAYVSDVRVLASFVPQLPQSPGVKLKGNVASLYVDSVASKSSLMVIVKDPANDEPMSLLVNDPVQANTSFKALSALWQIAQ, encoded by the coding sequence TTGAGCAGTGAGGACAATATAATAGAGACGCTCAGGAGGGCCCTGGACCTAACGCTCTACGAGGCAAAGCTTTATGTAGCTCTCCTTCAAGGGGCCAAGGACCCAAAGGAGGCGAGCGCAATAAGCGGGGTGCCGCTCCCCAGGATATACGACGTTATAAGGGTCCTTGAATCTAAGGGCATGGTTTACCGTGATCCAAGCGGCTGGTACAAGGCCATAAGTCCTCAGTCATTGGCCGCAATGAGCATTATAAGGATAGAGGAGGAAATGAGGAGAAGGGTAAAGGACGTAGAGAGCGCGGTTAAGATGCTGGAGAGGTTTGACAAAAGACTTTCATCTCCCCCAGCAACCGTGGTCAGGGGCCTTCTTAACGTGATAAGCGCTGCCGTTGATTACTTCAGAACTTCCTCAGTGGTCTATGTCACTGCAGTCTACGTGCTGGCAAATGGCGACTACCTGGGCAAGCTTGTCAGCTCCCTTGCCGCTTACGTTTCTGACGTCAGGGTTCTCGCAAGCTTTGTGCCCCAGCTTCCTCAGTCGCCTGGGGTCAAGCTGAAGGGTAACGTGGCCTCGCTATATGTTGACTCAGTGGCCTCAAAGTCATCACTGATGGTTATAGTTAAGGATCCTGCAAACGATGAACCTATGAGCCTTCTGGTCAACGACCCTGTGCAGGCCAACACTTCATTCAAAGCCCTCTCAGCTCTCTGGCAAATAGCCCAGTAA
- the rgy gene encoding reverse gyrase, which yields MPALLPIYERMCPNCGREITADRLEKGLPCAVCLPREPKSGDILEIGLELAKEGKLKGYSSLYLMEKSFRDFSKFFEEKYGFKLSSAQRSWARRLLSEESFSIVAPTGVGKTTLLMAYAAFKVMQEGYKVMYLVPTENLVAQTAGRLASMLGDKVAFYYSSLPKAQRSQMLDKITRGDYSVVVITPGFMVKNFDMLKKQSPFNLMIVDDVDSLLRNSKNIDRALILIGFDEDSIATAFKIVQEKLELVTLEASGRSEERIRQLQSDISSLSLKLSEKVLEGPKGQLVIASATGRPRGVKHLIFRELLGFEIGGGTDYLRNVVDTFLITASPVDSVVSLAKKLGKGGLIFISQAYGKAYVKELMDKLAGAGVKAVQAISNSRRAVEKLSSGEVDVAIGLASRYGALVRGIDLPEVIRYAIFLGTPAIKVELKTALLSPRRLLRALIFLEEKDSSFKEYREKLENLLKNFNVESNILSAAIRGEIEAKGRLEVLRELVLEASAKAVQALSNMIVKDGQVLRIGTMVLRREGPSIWLYSPDAPSYLQASGRTSRLYHGTMTKGLSVIVDNMKELVDAMEDRLRWMSQATFVEFNSVNLEDVTREIEASRSEKGERKQVNIVTELIVVESPTKAKTIANFWGRPAKRSEGRVSIYETTVVDQETGTVHLITITASKGHIYDLVIEGSDEVGNSLFGVRFNNAIQPVYTTIKRCLSCGYQFTENVDRCPRCGSTAIIDSKGIADTLRKLATQVDRVIIMTDPDREGEKIAWDLYLTMRPYNQNIYRSAFHEVTPRAFMEALRLPGSIDVNLVNAQMARRIDDRWIGFVTSQYLWLKMNKNWLGAGRVQTPVLGWIIDRYNEYKEVMGYKVRGLLPSGTPVIFYTKSSEEAEEASKLNVAVAVTEKVWTEDVNPMPPYTTDEMIFDASAKLGYSAELTMKLAQDLFYSGLITYHRTDSTRISEAGMAVAKQYLESHGLAQYYKPRSWGAGGAHEAIRPTRPLNAEEVERAILDGSLRVPMALSGAHYRLYQLIFERFMASQMAPATLEKASVTLRLGNLTQSMEVVIAVVKEGFTAIMRPKLETWVLRETNKEYEVPLTNVVMFKGSLIQPYRSGDLVMLMKKKNIGRPSTYAKVIEANLRHGYAVETKKLKFLIPTRLGIEVYRLLSSSPFSDMLNEEASRRLEESLDAIESGSQDAGSFIMSVREELFRKLSEANLRLR from the coding sequence GTGCCTGCGCTGCTGCCAATCTACGAGCGAATGTGTCCTAACTGCGGCAGGGAGATAACAGCCGACCGACTTGAGAAGGGGCTTCCCTGCGCTGTTTGCCTCCCAAGGGAGCCTAAGAGCGGCGATATACTTGAGATAGGGCTTGAGTTAGCGAAGGAGGGCAAGTTAAAGGGCTATTCATCGCTATATCTCATGGAGAAGAGCTTTCGCGATTTCTCTAAGTTCTTTGAGGAGAAATACGGTTTCAAGCTATCCAGCGCGCAGAGGAGTTGGGCCAGGAGGCTCCTCTCAGAGGAAAGCTTCTCCATAGTGGCGCCGACGGGCGTCGGAAAGACTACCCTCCTGATGGCCTACGCCGCCTTCAAGGTAATGCAGGAGGGCTACAAAGTAATGTATCTTGTCCCCACGGAGAACTTGGTGGCGCAGACGGCCGGAAGGCTCGCATCAATGTTAGGGGACAAGGTGGCCTTTTACTATAGCAGCCTTCCGAAGGCCCAAAGGAGCCAAATGCTGGATAAAATAACTAGAGGGGACTATTCCGTTGTAGTCATAACTCCAGGTTTCATGGTGAAGAACTTCGACATGCTTAAGAAGCAGTCACCGTTTAACCTAATGATAGTGGACGACGTTGACAGCCTGCTGCGGAACAGCAAGAATATAGACAGGGCCCTGATACTCATAGGGTTTGACGAGGATTCCATAGCTACGGCATTTAAGATAGTCCAGGAGAAGCTTGAGCTGGTAACTTTAGAGGCCTCCGGGAGGAGCGAGGAAAGAATTAGGCAGCTCCAGAGCGATATAAGTTCTCTGTCGCTTAAGCTTAGCGAGAAGGTCCTCGAAGGCCCTAAAGGTCAGCTGGTAATAGCGTCGGCCACTGGAAGGCCCAGGGGAGTGAAGCACCTCATATTTAGGGAGCTGCTAGGCTTTGAAATAGGCGGCGGCACCGACTACCTCAGAAACGTTGTGGACACCTTTCTCATAACAGCCTCACCGGTGGACTCGGTAGTAAGCTTAGCTAAGAAACTTGGGAAGGGAGGCCTGATATTTATCTCTCAAGCTTATGGGAAAGCTTACGTTAAGGAGCTTATGGACAAGCTCGCAGGAGCTGGGGTCAAGGCCGTTCAGGCTATAAGTAACTCCAGGAGGGCTGTGGAAAAGCTCTCGTCAGGGGAGGTTGACGTAGCTATAGGCCTCGCGAGCAGGTACGGCGCGCTGGTCAGAGGTATTGACCTGCCCGAGGTTATCCGTTACGCGATATTCCTTGGGACGCCTGCAATAAAGGTAGAACTTAAGACGGCCCTTCTCTCGCCTAGAAGGCTTCTCAGGGCCCTAATATTTCTTGAGGAAAAAGATAGCAGCTTCAAGGAGTATAGGGAAAAGCTGGAGAACCTGCTCAAGAACTTTAATGTTGAGAGCAACATCCTGTCGGCCGCCATTAGGGGTGAAATAGAGGCCAAGGGGAGGCTCGAGGTGTTGAGGGAGCTTGTCCTAGAAGCCTCAGCCAAGGCTGTTCAGGCGCTCAGCAACATGATTGTCAAAGACGGGCAAGTTCTGAGGATAGGCACAATGGTGCTCAGGAGGGAGGGCCCATCAATATGGCTTTACTCACCTGACGCGCCGTCGTATTTGCAGGCGAGCGGCAGGACCAGCAGGCTCTACCATGGGACTATGACCAAGGGGCTCTCTGTCATAGTTGACAATATGAAAGAGCTCGTAGATGCTATGGAGGACAGGCTCAGGTGGATGAGCCAGGCGACCTTCGTAGAATTCAACAGCGTAAACCTTGAGGATGTGACGCGTGAGATAGAGGCCAGCAGGTCTGAGAAAGGGGAGAGAAAGCAGGTTAACATAGTGACCGAGCTCATAGTCGTGGAGTCGCCCACTAAGGCAAAGACCATTGCCAACTTCTGGGGCAGGCCAGCGAAGAGGTCCGAGGGAAGGGTTAGCATATATGAAACCACCGTTGTTGACCAAGAGACGGGAACGGTGCACCTGATAACTATAACGGCGTCGAAGGGCCACATTTATGACCTCGTAATAGAGGGAAGCGATGAGGTTGGCAACAGCCTCTTCGGGGTCAGGTTTAACAACGCCATACAGCCCGTCTACACTACAATAAAGAGGTGCCTCAGCTGCGGCTATCAGTTTACTGAGAACGTTGATAGGTGTCCAAGGTGTGGCTCAACTGCAATAATAGACTCCAAGGGCATCGCTGATACCCTGAGAAAGCTCGCGACGCAGGTCGACAGGGTAATCATAATGACCGATCCTGACAGGGAGGGGGAGAAGATAGCGTGGGACCTCTACCTTACGATGAGGCCATATAACCAGAACATTTACAGGAGCGCATTCCATGAGGTGACGCCGAGGGCCTTTATGGAGGCCCTGAGGCTTCCGGGCTCCATAGACGTAAATCTAGTGAACGCTCAGATGGCGAGGAGGATAGACGACAGGTGGATAGGCTTTGTGACAAGCCAGTACCTCTGGCTTAAGATGAACAAGAACTGGCTGGGTGCTGGAAGAGTTCAGACCCCGGTCCTGGGCTGGATAATAGACAGGTATAATGAGTACAAGGAGGTCATGGGCTACAAGGTCAGGGGCCTGCTTCCCTCTGGGACCCCAGTTATATTCTACACGAAATCAAGTGAGGAGGCGGAGGAGGCGTCAAAGCTCAACGTAGCGGTCGCTGTTACCGAGAAAGTGTGGACCGAGGACGTAAATCCAATGCCCCCATACACCACGGACGAGATGATATTTGACGCCTCGGCTAAGCTTGGCTACTCCGCAGAGCTTACAATGAAGCTGGCCCAGGACCTCTTCTACTCAGGCCTCATAACGTATCACAGGACGGACTCGACAAGGATTTCAGAGGCGGGCATGGCGGTCGCGAAGCAGTACCTCGAATCCCATGGTCTTGCCCAGTACTACAAGCCGAGAAGCTGGGGCGCTGGGGGAGCTCACGAGGCCATAAGGCCCACGAGGCCCCTGAACGCTGAGGAGGTCGAGAGGGCAATCCTTGACGGCTCCCTGAGGGTTCCCATGGCGCTCTCGGGCGCTCATTATAGGCTGTACCAGCTGATATTTGAGAGATTCATGGCAAGCCAGATGGCCCCTGCGACGCTTGAGAAGGCGTCAGTAACGCTGAGGCTGGGGAACCTTACTCAGTCTATGGAGGTGGTTATAGCAGTGGTAAAGGAGGGCTTCACGGCTATAATGCGTCCAAAGCTTGAGACTTGGGTCCTCAGGGAGACCAACAAGGAGTATGAGGTTCCCTTAACTAACGTGGTAATGTTTAAGGGAAGCCTCATTCAGCCTTACAGGAGCGGCGACCTAGTTATGCTGATGAAGAAGAAGAACATAGGGAGGCCGAGCACGTATGCAAAGGTAATAGAGGCAAACCTAAGACATGGATACGCGGTTGAGACTAAGAAGCTGAAGTTCCTAATACCAACGCGCCTCGGGATAGAGGTCTACAGGTTGCTCAGCAGCTCACCCTTCAGTGATATGTTGAATGAGGAGGCTTCAAGGAGGCTTGAGGAAAGCTTAGATGCCATAGAGTCCGGGTCTCAGGATGCCGGGAGCTTCATAATGAGCGTTAGGGAGGAGCTCTTCAGGAAGCTCAGTGAGGCTAACCTAAGGCTCAGGTGA
- the panB gene encoding 3-methyl-2-oxobutanoate hydroxymethyltransferase, translating to MAEREKVTVRKIVNLKGKKPIVMITAYDYPTAKIVDEVGVDIILVGDSLSMTVLGNPSTLQVDMNDMLRHTAAVSRAQPKSLLVADMPFLSYEANVNEAVRNAGEFLRVGADAVKIEGGSEYTDVVKALTRAGIPVMGHVGLTPQKHKLLGGYRLMGKTAEEAKEIIEDAEAIAEAGAFSIVIEYTASEVAAEVTKRVKVPTICIGSGPFCDGQVLVIHDVLGLSDAPPPFAKKYVNLKDIIASAIKSYKDDVENNRFPQEEMYWHMKDGEYERLLNMLRGVTSPEP from the coding sequence GTGGCTGAAAGGGAGAAGGTCACCGTGCGTAAGATTGTAAACCTCAAGGGCAAGAAGCCTATAGTGATGATAACAGCTTACGACTACCCTACTGCAAAGATTGTCGACGAGGTAGGCGTTGATATAATATTGGTCGGAGACTCCCTCTCGATGACCGTTCTTGGTAACCCCTCAACCTTACAGGTTGACATGAACGACATGTTAAGGCACACCGCAGCGGTGTCGAGGGCTCAGCCTAAGTCGCTCCTGGTGGCCGACATGCCTTTCCTTAGTTATGAGGCTAACGTTAACGAGGCCGTAAGAAACGCCGGCGAGTTCCTCAGGGTTGGCGCGGACGCAGTCAAGATTGAAGGAGGCTCGGAGTATACTGACGTAGTTAAGGCTTTGACCCGCGCCGGCATCCCAGTCATGGGTCATGTTGGTCTGACTCCCCAAAAGCACAAGCTCCTGGGAGGTTACAGGCTCATGGGCAAGACCGCGGAGGAGGCCAAGGAAATCATTGAGGACGCAGAAGCCATAGCAGAGGCCGGCGCGTTCTCAATTGTAATAGAGTACACGGCGTCCGAGGTCGCCGCGGAGGTCACTAAGAGGGTCAAGGTGCCCACGATATGTATAGGCTCAGGCCCCTTCTGTGACGGACAAGTGCTGGTAATTCATGATGTGCTGGGGCTCTCCGATGCGCCACCGCCGTTTGCCAAAAAATACGTGAACCTTAAGGATATCATAGCCTCTGCCATCAAGTCATATAAGGACGACGTAGAGAACAACAGGTTCCCCCAGGAGGAAATGTACTGGCATATGAAGGATGGCGAGTATGAAAGGCTGCTAAATATGCTCCGCGGAGTTACATCACCTGAGCCTTAG
- a CDS encoding ketopantoate reductase family protein yields the protein MLRVAIVGGCGAAGSVAAAALVKGGASVEIIDRGKKGCSDEEVEVEGLWKGRLTVCGWSSAKGPYDVVILFTKAYDADGVIEDSVKLNAKLYVSPHNGLGPLELLEERAGSRAAGSVVYYGATRVSRCRSKYNGGRKVILGCRRGCDETLLRDLSEALKAGGLDAIVTTPEDFQSERWLKLAVNSAINPVTALSWDKNEVIIKDEIARDLAADLAAETGNVASQLGIKLPEDPVEATYRTARETADNCSSTVQDLAANRETELKYINLAVWNASVSLQVRAVANLSVYRAVEVASRWLKGRRSPCVRL from the coding sequence TTGCTCAGGGTCGCCATAGTTGGCGGATGCGGCGCCGCAGGCTCTGTTGCCGCGGCGGCCCTCGTCAAGGGGGGCGCCAGCGTTGAGATAATAGATAGAGGCAAGAAAGGCTGCAGTGACGAGGAGGTAGAAGTTGAGGGCCTTTGGAAAGGGCGTCTGACGGTATGCGGCTGGAGCTCGGCAAAGGGACCCTACGACGTTGTTATCCTGTTCACCAAGGCATATGACGCTGATGGTGTCATAGAAGATTCTGTCAAACTTAATGCTAAACTTTACGTCTCACCTCATAATGGCCTCGGCCCGCTCGAACTTCTTGAGGAGAGGGCTGGGAGCAGGGCCGCAGGCTCCGTAGTCTATTATGGAGCTACAAGGGTGTCCAGGTGTAGGTCCAAGTACAATGGGGGCAGAAAGGTAATACTTGGATGCCGCAGGGGCTGCGATGAGACGCTATTGAGGGACCTCTCCGAGGCTTTGAAAGCCGGCGGCCTTGATGCGATAGTTACGACCCCTGAGGATTTTCAGTCGGAGAGGTGGCTTAAGCTGGCCGTCAACAGCGCCATAAATCCTGTCACAGCGCTGTCCTGGGATAAGAACGAGGTGATAATTAAAGATGAGATAGCCAGAGATCTCGCGGCGGACCTTGCGGCGGAAACGGGCAATGTGGCGTCTCAACTTGGCATAAAGCTCCCCGAGGACCCCGTCGAGGCTACCTACAGGACTGCCAGGGAGACCGCTGACAACTGCAGCTCAACAGTTCAGGACCTGGCCGCCAACAGGGAGACGGAACTTAAGTATATTAACTTGGCTGTCTGGAACGCCTCAGTAAGCTTACAGGTACGCGCTGTAGCGAACCTCTCTGTGTACAGGGCGGTGGAGGTGGCCTCGAGGTGGCTGAAAGGGAGAAGGTCACCGTGCGTAAGATTGTAA
- a CDS encoding ribonuclease P subunit p25 family protein yields MESRSRINVTSSSSAEDYALQAILEFNKGFKQVELYADSDDACKLVDVYLIMKQRMGEALRVVSADVGSSRPRGRNAGYLSIIIERLA; encoded by the coding sequence ATGGAGAGCAGGAGCAGAATAAACGTAACCTCAAGCAGCTCAGCCGAGGACTACGCCCTACAGGCCATACTGGAATTTAACAAGGGGTTTAAACAGGTAGAGCTTTATGCTGACAGCGACGATGCCTGTAAGCTGGTGGATGTCTACTTAATAATGAAGCAGAGGATGGGCGAGGCCCTCAGGGTCGTTTCCGCAGATGTCGGCTCTTCAAGGCCAAGGGGAAGGAACGCTGGCTACCTGAGTATAATAATTGAAAGGCTGGCCTAA
- a CDS encoding translation initiation factor IF-5A: MSVQFATLGDLKKGNYIVIDGEPCRIVEITKAKTGKHGSAKAHVVAIGLFSGTKKTMVAPTDTQVQVPIIEKRNGQVLADLGDSIQLMDLETYDTIEVEKPKDDPELLERLKPGAQIEYWLIMGKPKIMRTRPEEG, encoded by the coding sequence ATGAGCGTTCAGTTCGCCACGCTAGGCGACCTAAAGAAGGGCAATTACATAGTAATTGATGGGGAGCCCTGCAGGATAGTTGAGATCACAAAGGCAAAGACTGGGAAGCACGGCAGCGCAAAGGCTCACGTGGTTGCAATAGGCCTGTTCAGCGGCACTAAGAAGACAATGGTCGCACCTACCGACACCCAGGTCCAGGTTCCAATAATTGAGAAGAGGAACGGGCAGGTCCTCGCTGACCTGGGTGACTCGATCCAGCTTATGGATCTCGAGACCTATGATACTATAGAGGTGGAGAAGCCCAAGGACGACCCTGAGCTGCTAGAAAGGCTTAAGCCAGGGGCTCAGATAGAATATTGGCTAATAATGGGGAAGCCTAAGATTATGAGAACAAGGCCCGAAGAGGGCTGA
- a CDS encoding transcription initiation factor IIB → MSNAEQPKKDSETAAQKSSKCPPDHIIYDPNTGARICLDTGEIIEEQVIGDEAEWRAYTPDERARRTRVGGPLSLAKPNMGLDVYLSGFHEGSGKRIRGLSRRIENLRLQRSFKMGRTLSGIEKNINQALKILDEIATRMELPDRVKEEASKLYRDATEKGLTRGRSIESVVAATLYAACRKLKIPCTIDDIAKNLPSKSADTKREVARCYRLLVRDLGVDIPVIEPELFISRIVSALGLPDYITIEAAKILREARNKGVTAGKDPSGLAAAAVYLAALKNGLRRTQKEIAHVAGVTEVTVRNRYKELVGDELKGETQ, encoded by the coding sequence GTGTCTAACGCTGAACAGCCTAAAAAGGACTCCGAGACAGCTGCTCAGAAGTCCTCTAAGTGCCCCCCTGACCACATAATTTATGACCCCAACACCGGCGCCAGGATATGCCTTGACACTGGCGAGATTATAGAGGAGCAGGTTATAGGTGACGAGGCCGAGTGGAGGGCCTATACGCCCGACGAAAGGGCCAGGAGAACAAGGGTCGGAGGCCCGCTCTCCCTTGCCAAGCCAAACATGGGCCTTGACGTTTACCTGAGCGGGTTCCACGAGGGAAGTGGCAAGAGGATAAGAGGGCTCTCAAGGAGGATAGAGAACCTAAGGCTGCAGCGTAGCTTTAAGATGGGAAGGACCCTAAGCGGCATTGAGAAGAACATAAACCAGGCCCTCAAGATACTCGACGAGATAGCCACCAGGATGGAGCTCCCGGACAGGGTTAAGGAGGAGGCCTCTAAGCTCTACAGGGACGCCACCGAGAAGGGCCTCACCAGGGGCAGGAGCATAGAGAGCGTGGTCGCGGCCACTCTGTATGCTGCCTGCCGTAAGCTAAAGATACCTTGTACCATAGACGACATAGCCAAGAACCTGCCCAGCAAGAGCGCTGACACCAAGAGGGAGGTAGCCAGGTGCTATAGGTTGCTTGTGAGGGACCTGGGCGTTGACATACCTGTCATAGAGCCAGAGCTGTTCATAAGTAGGATAGTGAGCGCCCTTGGCTTGCCAGACTATATAACCATCGAGGCTGCCAAGATACTAAGGGAGGCCAGAAACAAGGGGGTTACCGCCGGCAAAGATCCAAGCGGCCTAGCCGCGGCGGCTGTCTACCTCGCAGCGCTGAAGAACGGCCTAAGGAGGACCCAGAAGGAGATAGCTCACGTGGCTGGCGTCACTGAGGTCACGGTAAGAAACCGGTATAAGGAGCTTGTGGGGGACGAGCTTAAGGGGGAGACGCAGTAA
- a CDS encoding YlqF/YawG family GTPase: MQLADWRSLARIIKRSDGILEVLDARDPLGTRSPRVEEMARAFNKKVLLVINKSDLIPRSVARAWLEYFSSHNVSAVLISSLKGYGKGVLKAELKKMSQAGVSTFCVVGYPKTGKSSLINMLKGYKSAPVSKVPGSWGYTKSYTIYRVASDIYIIDTPGTIPVEGDELESVIRGKSPEELYDPVKPAMFLLERAMKYNPNSVVEAYGIVERDPYKILEELAAKRMWIYKSTHEPNVEEAARAVIRDYHRGKLWFFVPPP, encoded by the coding sequence GTGCAGCTAGCAGATTGGCGTTCTCTGGCCAGAATAATAAAAAGGTCTGACGGCATACTTGAGGTCCTAGACGCAAGGGACCCCTTGGGCACGCGAAGCCCCAGAGTTGAGGAGATGGCGAGGGCCTTTAATAAGAAGGTCTTGCTAGTGATTAACAAGTCTGATCTGATACCTAGGTCTGTGGCTAGGGCATGGTTGGAGTACTTCAGCTCCCACAATGTTAGCGCGGTTTTGATCTCAAGCCTCAAAGGCTATGGTAAGGGAGTCCTGAAGGCTGAGCTCAAAAAGATGTCCCAGGCCGGCGTCTCGACATTCTGCGTAGTGGGTTACCCCAAGACCGGCAAGTCCAGCTTGATAAACATGTTAAAGGGCTACAAAAGCGCGCCCGTGAGCAAGGTGCCAGGAAGCTGGGGGTATACCAAGAGCTACACCATCTACAGGGTTGCCAGTGACATATACATCATAGATACCCCGGGCACTATACCTGTCGAGGGGGATGAGCTGGAGTCCGTGATCAGGGGCAAGAGCCCTGAGGAGCTCTACGACCCAGTAAAGCCTGCGATGTTTTTGCTCGAGAGGGCCATGAAGTATAACCCTAACTCAGTCGTTGAGGCTTATGGAATAGTTGAGAGGGACCCCTACAAGATACTTGAGGAGCTGGCGGCGAAGAGGATGTGGATATATAAGAGCACCCATGAGCCTAACGTGGAGGAGGCCGCCAGGGCCGTCATAAGGGACTACCACAGGGGCAAGCTCTGGTTCTTCGTGCCTCCGCCTTAG
- a CDS encoding aldehyde ferredoxin oxidoreductase family protein: MKGWSGRLLWIDLTRKESKVVEYPAEWSLMYLGGRGLAARILWEYMKPGADPLGPDNLLILAIGPLTGLPGPSTGKLQVAAKSPLTGGYGDGNVGTTFSNEMRKAGLDAVVFSGVSDKPVVVEIENTKVNFEPADDLWGLDTWTAEERLRKRYGRFAGIVEIGPAGERLVKFATIISQEGRSGGRPGIGAVMGSKKIKAVVMRGSEKYELYDSKEYMAEATKALIEIKNRPGYPFWMRQGTMATIDWAQETSVLPTYNFDEGVFDGFKGIDGYTMESMKVEQRGCPNCNMQCGNVVLDRAGVKSELDYENVALLGSNLGIDHLADAAYLNRIGDQMGYDTESLGTTLSWAIEASQAGLLKDYDGGLRLEWGDAKTLADVAYQIANRSTPLGDLLAEASSGACRKVGGCDFSMDVKGLGVSAYDCHAAPGMALAFATSPIGAHHKDAWVISWEVQNDRFAYSKEKAAKVIELQRIRGGLFESFTTCRLPWVEVGLNIEHYPLLLYYSTGVKYTWDDLYAIGDRVYALIRAIWIREKGSWSRDYDMPPVKWFKRPLTKGPLSGMHLDYDKYNQLLNYYYELRGWDYNGVPTKATLHRLGLDFVIPELEKYVKLS; this comes from the coding sequence ATGAAGGGATGGAGTGGCAGGCTGCTGTGGATTGACCTAACAAGGAAGGAGTCGAAGGTCGTCGAGTATCCTGCCGAATGGTCCCTGATGTACCTTGGAGGCAGGGGGCTTGCGGCAAGAATCCTCTGGGAGTACATGAAGCCGGGGGCCGATCCCCTGGGGCCTGACAACCTTCTGATCCTTGCAATAGGGCCCCTCACGGGCCTTCCGGGGCCCAGCACGGGCAAGCTTCAGGTGGCAGCCAAAAGCCCCCTGACAGGAGGCTATGGGGACGGCAACGTTGGGACCACGTTCTCTAACGAGATGAGGAAAGCAGGCCTTGACGCCGTGGTCTTCAGCGGGGTCTCCGACAAACCGGTTGTTGTTGAAATAGAGAACACTAAGGTCAACTTTGAGCCAGCCGACGACCTGTGGGGACTTGACACCTGGACCGCCGAGGAGAGGCTGAGGAAGCGCTACGGTCGCTTTGCTGGCATCGTTGAGATAGGCCCCGCGGGCGAGCGCCTAGTGAAATTTGCAACTATTATAAGCCAGGAGGGCAGGAGCGGCGGAAGGCCGGGAATAGGCGCCGTCATGGGCTCTAAGAAGATCAAGGCTGTAGTCATGAGGGGAAGCGAGAAGTATGAGCTTTATGACAGCAAGGAGTACATGGCTGAAGCTACTAAGGCCCTCATAGAGATAAAGAACAGGCCTGGATACCCGTTCTGGATGCGCCAGGGCACAATGGCCACCATAGACTGGGCCCAGGAGACCAGCGTGCTCCCCACCTACAACTTTGATGAGGGGGTCTTTGACGGCTTTAAGGGGATAGACGGCTACACCATGGAGAGCATGAAGGTGGAGCAGAGGGGCTGCCCTAACTGTAACATGCAGTGCGGCAACGTAGTGCTTGACAGGGCCGGAGTCAAGAGCGAGCTTGACTATGAAAACGTAGCGCTTCTGGGGAGCAACCTGGGCATTGATCACCTGGCGGACGCTGCTTACCTCAACAGGATAGGGGACCAGATGGGCTATGACACGGAGAGCCTCGGAACTACCCTGAGCTGGGCCATAGAGGCCAGCCAGGCAGGGCTCCTAAAGGACTACGACGGCGGGCTGAGGCTTGAGTGGGGCGACGCTAAGACGCTCGCGGACGTGGCGTACCAGATAGCTAACAGGTCGACGCCCCTGGGAGACCTACTCGCTGAGGCCAGCTCTGGCGCGTGCAGGAAGGTCGGAGGCTGCGACTTCTCAATGGACGTCAAGGGGCTTGGTGTGAGCGCTTACGATTGCCACGCGGCCCCGGGCATGGCACTCGCCTTCGCGACGAGCCCCATAGGGGCTCATCACAAGGACGCCTGGGTCATAAGCTGGGAAGTCCAGAACGACAGGTTTGCGTACAGCAAGGAGAAGGCCGCCAAGGTTATAGAGCTGCAGAGGATAAGGGGCGGACTCTTTGAGAGCTTCACCACCTGCAGGCTGCCGTGGGTTGAAGTAGGGCTTAACATAGAGCACTACCCGCTGCTGCTCTACTACTCCACCGGCGTCAAGTATACATGGGACGACCTCTACGCTATAGGCGACCGCGTGTATGCACTGATAAGGGCCATCTGGATAAGGGAGAAGGGCAGCTGGAGCAGGGACTACGACATGCCGCCCGTCAAGTGGTTTAAGAGGCCCCTGACCAAGGGGCCGCTGAGCGGCATGCACTTGGACTATGACAAGTATAACCAGCTGTTAAACTACTACTATGAGCTGAGGGGCTGGGACTACAACGGCGTTCCCACCAAGGCGACCCTTCACAGGCTGGGCCTTGACTTTGTCATACCAGAGCTTGAGAAGTACGTGAAGCTGAGCTAA